The Sagittula stellata E-37 sequence GGCACCTGAACACCAACCTCGGGCGGCTGTTGGTCAAGATCGTCGCCGTCTACTTCGTCCTCTACTTCGTCTCCGCCTTCCTGTCCGAGGTCTTCGCCTTCGCCCCGGCAGAGGCGCTGTCGGGCGCCATCTCCGAAATCGGCAAGGCGCTCGACCCGTCGAAGGCGCTGGACATGCGGTCGATGGACCTGGGCACCGTGTCGCTCATCATGGTGGTCATGCTGATCGCGCTGATGATGACCGGCATGCCGCTGGGCATCGTCACCCTGATCGTGTCGGTCATCATGGCCATCGGCTTCTTCGGACCGCGCGGGCTGTTCCTCGTGTCCTCGAACGCGGTGGGCCTGCTGGAGCACTACTCGCTCGTCGCGGTGCCGTTCTTCGTGCTCATGGCCTCCATCCTCGAACGCGCAGGCATCGCCGAGGACCTCTTCGACGCCATGTCGATCTTTGCCGGCAACCTGCGCGGCGGCGTCGCCGTGCAGACCACCGTCGTCGCCGTGATCCTCGCCGCCATGTCGGGCGTCATGGGCGGAGAAATCGTCATGCTGGGTCTCGTCGCCCTGCCGCAGATGTTCCGCCTGGGCTACGACCGCAAGATCACCATCGGCCTGATCTGTGCCGCAGGCGCGCTGGCCACGCTGATCCCGCCGTCGATCATCATGATCGTCTACGGCCTGTCCGCCGAGGTCGGCATCGGCGACCTCTTCATGGCGGGCGCGATCCCCGGCATCATGCTGGCGGTGTTTTACGCGGGCTACGTTCTGATCCGCGTGAACCTGAACCCCCGCCTTGCCCCCACCGCGTCCGAGGTCGCCGCGATGACCGGCACCGAACAAAGGCTGTCGCGCGAGCGTCTGACCGCCGTGATCCTGTCGATCGCCCTGATCGCCACGGTCATGGGGTCGATCTACGCCGGAATCGCCTCGGTCACCGAATCCGCCGCCGTGGGCTGCATCGGCGCGATGGTGATCGCCGCCATCCGCAACCGCTTCAACTGGGAGGTGGTGACCGCCGCGCTCATGGGCACCATGGCGACCGTGGGCACGATCATCTGGCTGATCGTCGGGGCGGTCTCCTTCGTGGGTATCTTCAACCTTGTCGGCGGCGGAGAGTTCATGCGCTCCCTGTTCCTCGACCTCGGCCTGTCGGCCATGGGCACAGTGCTCGTGATGATGCTGATCCTGATGGTTTTGGGCACCTTCATGGAGTGGATCGCCATCGTGCTGATCACCGTCCCGGTCTTTGCGCCGGTGGTGATGACGCTGGCGCCCGCCCTCGGCCTGACCGAGGATCAGGCCAAGATCTGGTTCGGCATCCTCTTCGTGATGAACATCCAGATCTACTTCCTGTCGCCGCCCTTCGGCCCGGCCTGCTTCTGGCTGAAATCCGTGGCGCCGAAGGATGTGACCCTGCAGGAGATCTTCCTCTCCGTACTGCCCTTCATCGGCCTTCAGATCGTCGGCCTCGTCCTGGTGATGGCCTTCCCGCAGATAGCCCTTTTCCTTCCCGAACTCCTGAACTGAGGTAGAGCCATGATCGGACGCGACTCACGTGAAGACATCGACGGCTACGGCATCTGGCCCTGGCTTTTCGGGCTTGTGCTCGTGGCGGTCATCATCGGAATCATGTTCGGTGCCGCCCAGCCCATTTCCTGAGCGGCAACCCTGGGGAGGGGGACGACATGCCGGACCGCCGGACCGCCGCGCGGCCTGCCCGAACGGATGGCCTCCGGCCCTGTCGCCGCGCGATGAGGCCCGCCATCGGAAATCCCATCGGGGGCAACGTGACCACGGGCACCACAGATGGCATGGTGGTGACCGTGGCCATGCGCCGAACCACATGCCCGCAACATCCGGCCTCGCGCCGGCCGGGATGGCCCGGCCAGCGCCGCCAGTTTCGAAGACCAGCAAGGACAGACCATGACCAACCGCAAGACCCCTGAACAGCTCCGCTCCGCCCGCTGGTTCGCACCCGACGACCTGCGGTCCATGGGCCACCGCTCCCGTGCGATGCAGATGGGCTGGGACGACGAGGACTGGACCGGCAAGCCGGTGATCGCCGTCATCAACACCTGGTCCGACCTCTCGCCCTGCCACCACCACTTGCGCGACCGCGCGGAATTCGTGAAGCAGGGCGTCCTGCAGGCGGGCGGCCATCCGGTCGAGATGCCGGTGCACTCGTTCTCCGAACAGCTCCTGAAGCCGACATCCATGCTCTACCGCAACATGGGAGCACTGGAGGTCGAGGAAACCCTGCGCTCCCATCCCATCGACGGCGCGGTGCTGCTGGGCGGCTGCGACAAGTCCACCCCGGCGCTTGTGATGGGCGCGGTCAGCATGGGGCTTCCGTTCATCTTCATGCCCGCCGGCGCCATGCTGCGCGGCAACTACGCGGGGCAAAAGCTCGGTTCGGGCACGGACGTCTGGAAATACTGGGACGAACGCCGCGCGGGCACCATCGGCAAGGAAGAGTGGATGGGCGTTCAGGGCGGCATCGCCCGCAGCTACGGCACCTGCATGACCATGGGCACCGCATCGACCATGATGAGCATCGCCGACGGCTGGGGCCTGACCCTGCCCGGCGCGTCCTCGATCCCCGCGCCCGACGCCGGCCACAAGCGCATGGCCAAGTCCTGTGGGCGCCGCATCGTCGACATGGTGTGGGAAGACCTGACCCCCGACAAGATCATGACAGAGGCGAGCACGCGCAACGCCGTCACCGTCGCCATGGCCACCGGCTGCTCGACCAACGCGATCATCCACCTGATCGCCATGGCGCGGCGTGCGGGCGTTCCGCTGGGTCTCGACGACCTCGATGCCATCGGGCACACCACCCCCGTCCTCGCCAACATCCGCCCTTCGGGCAAGGAATACCTGATGGAAGACTTCTTCTACGCAGGCGGCCTTCCGGCGCTGATGAAGGAACTGGGCAACAAGCTCGACCTGTCGGTGATGACCGTCTCGGGCAAGACGCTGGGCGAAACCATCGAGTCGGCGGTGAACTACAACGACGACGTGATCCGCCCGCTTTCCAATCCGCTGTATCACGAAGGTTCGCTGGCGGTGCTGCGCGGCAACCTCGCGCCCGACGGCGCGGTCATCAAGCCCGCCGCGATGGACC is a genomic window containing:
- a CDS encoding TRAP transporter large permease subunit codes for the protein MTRNIDDAIAQSDLEIADQDPLAHEDETDLPMSDYTVVDHASHITGIAISSFYLVAALARLYEVFSRYVLNHPTFWAFETVMTTVAAAWMLSAGYVTLKKRHIAITVIHGLTTRRQQWWLDLFAMLVGIFALYMLLTDAPIRAYVSIERIEKSGSAFNSPLPMMMKSLMVIGAFMYLAQLMMNLHRHLNTNLGRLLVKIVAVYFVLYFVSAFLSEVFAFAPAEALSGAISEIGKALDPSKALDMRSMDLGTVSLIMVVMLIALMMTGMPLGIVTLIVSVIMAIGFFGPRGLFLVSSNAVGLLEHYSLVAVPFFVLMASILERAGIAEDLFDAMSIFAGNLRGGVAVQTTVVAVILAAMSGVMGGEIVMLGLVALPQMFRLGYDRKITIGLICAAGALATLIPPSIIMIVYGLSAEVGIGDLFMAGAIPGIMLAVFYAGYVLIRVNLNPRLAPTASEVAAMTGTEQRLSRERLTAVILSIALIATVMGSIYAGIASVTESAAVGCIGAMVIAAIRNRFNWEVVTAALMGTMATVGTIIWLIVGAVSFVGIFNLVGGGEFMRSLFLDLGLSAMGTVLVMMLILMVLGTFMEWIAIVLITVPVFAPVVMTLAPALGLTEDQAKIWFGILFVMNIQIYFLSPPFGPACFWLKSVAPKDVTLQEIFLSVLPFIGLQIVGLVLVMAFPQIALFLPELLN
- the araD gene encoding L-arabinonate dehydratase; the encoded protein is MTNRKTPEQLRSARWFAPDDLRSMGHRSRAMQMGWDDEDWTGKPVIAVINTWSDLSPCHHHLRDRAEFVKQGVLQAGGHPVEMPVHSFSEQLLKPTSMLYRNMGALEVEETLRSHPIDGAVLLGGCDKSTPALVMGAVSMGLPFIFMPAGAMLRGNYAGQKLGSGTDVWKYWDERRAGTIGKEEWMGVQGGIARSYGTCMTMGTASTMMSIADGWGLTLPGASSIPAPDAGHKRMAKSCGRRIVDMVWEDLTPDKIMTEASTRNAVTVAMATGCSTNAIIHLIAMARRAGVPLGLDDLDAIGHTTPVLANIRPSGKEYLMEDFFYAGGLPALMKELGNKLDLSVMTVSGKTLGETIESAVNYNDDVIRPLSNPLYHEGSLAVLRGNLAPDGAVIKPAAMDPKFQTHSGPCIVADSYAELKEIINDEDYPMTPDHVLVLRNAGPQGGPGMPEWGMIPMPKALLKQGHRDMVRLSDARMSGTSYGACVLHVAPEAFIGGPLALIRTGDVIDMDIPNRRLNVQVSDAEMAERRAAWTAPEPRFERGYGYVFTKHVEQADKGCDFDFLTTEFGRPVPEPEIN